ATCATCAACGACATCAGCGCGCTGCGGTTCGATCCGCAGATGGCGTCATTGGCGGCGGATCGCGAGGTCCCGGTGGTGCTGATGCACATGCAGGGGACGCCGGCGACGATGCAGATCGCGCCGCACTACGAGGACGTGCGGGGCGAGGTCAAGGCGTTTCTGCTGGAGCGGATGCAGTACGCTGCGAGTCAAGGCGTCGATCCGCAGCGGATCATCCTGGACGTCGGCATCGGGTTCGGCAAGCGGCTGGAGCACAATCTGGACCTGCTGGCCCACATCGACGATTTCTTCGAGTTGGGCCGGCCGGTGCTGGTGGGTCATTCGCGCAAGGGGTTTCTGGGGCATCTGCTGGAGATCGAGGTCACGGAGCGCGACGCGGCGAGCCTGGCGGTTTCGGCGTACCTGGCGGGCAAAGGGGTGCATATCGTGCGGGTGCATCAGTCGAAAGAGACGCGGCAGGCGGT
The genomic region above belongs to Phycisphaerae bacterium and contains:
- the folP gene encoding dihydropteroate synthase, with the translated sequence MDVGRERFGGVVEWPGGRLDMTGRTLVMAVLNVTPDSFSDGGRFADSERAVRHGLELAEGGADVLDVGGQSTRPGSEPAGAEAEAERVVPVIRELAKWVSVPISIDTTESAVAEAALEAGASIINDISALRFDPQMASLAADREVPVVLMHMQGTPATMQIAPHYEDVRGEVKAFLLERMQYAASQGVDPQRIILDVGIGFGKRLEHNLDLLAHIDDFFELGRPVLVGHSRKGFLGHLLEIEVTERDAASLAVSAYLAGKGVHIVRVHQSKETRQAVGLIQRLKATAGGV